ATGCAGGTTTCAATGGATGGCAGTTTGCTAGTTGTTGGTAACACTCTAGGTTCCTGTTCTGTAATTGACATATATTCCAAGCAAATAATGAAGGAACTAGCGCCCCTGGTCACCAAAGATGCCCATCTGGGCCCAGTCAACAACTTGATGGTCATTCCATGCATTGCTCATAGCGAAAGCCTGACGCAGACCGGCGTAAGCGGCAGTCAAAGTGCTAAAGTTACCAAAATTCCTAATCTGGAGAAGGCTATTTACGATAGGGAGGATATGCACAACTTAATGTTCCAAAAGGGCAGAAAGCGTGATCCCAGCCCAATATTACCAGTTTCCGATTTCGAGAAATATATCGACAATGTAGCACAAGAAGAAAGCGTCTTCATGCAGCTTGGTGCGGTGAACAGTACTCTAAAGGTTGTGGGCGAACAGTTACCGTCCTCCAATGCTTCGAGCTCCCAGGATACGTCCAAGGATGCCGAGGTGGCCACCTTGAAAGAAACAGTCCAACAACTAACCGCTGCGTACAAAGACCTACGTGAAATACACGAAAAGCTCTACGAGGACCATGAAAAGCTACTACAAAAGCACAAATAGCCCCATCTACATAAATTTATATCTTAAACACTCACAAGATACTATAGAAGCCTATAATTCTCACCGTGACATGCGATGAGGTACAAGCGCCCGCAAAATTTTTATATTGTATATAGTCATCTCTACCTCATCTCAAGGTTCAAGACAGGCTTCAACACTAAATAGGTCCGGAGATTGCACCATGCCAGAGGATACTAAACCCACAAAAAAACAGCTTAAGTCTTTAAACTTCCGTAAATCAAAGGAAACCAAAGAACAGGCCAAGAAACGCCCTATTGACGACACTCCAAAGCCTACTGATGCCGAAGAACCAGTACCAAAGAAACGTAAAACCAGGAGAGGCAAGGGAGGTAAGGGAAAGAACTCAAAGAAGGGAAACAGGTTCCTAATTTTTGTGGGGTCCATACCTAAGAACACAACCGAATCCGAACTTCAAGCTCATTTCAAATCATGTAGTCCCGACCAGATCAGACTACGTCCCGACAAAGGCATAGCTTTCCTAGAATTCGATGCCGAAAAGGATCACTCTACTATTCAGAGGCGCATGGATGTCGCTCTGCTACAGAATAAGACGCTATTCAAGGGAAACCGCATAAACGTTGAACTGACTGTAGGCGGCGGTGGTAACAGCCAGAATAGACTTGAAAAGCTTAAGGTTAAGAACGAAAAGATGGAGACTGAGCGCCGCGACCGTCTGAAGAACATGATTGCAGCAGGTAAGGCCAAAACTGCCGCTAATGTTGCGACTAATAGTGCTTCAACTGCGGCACCAGCAGCTGTCCACCCAGACAGGGCAAAACTCCTGCAATAGAATAAACTAACCCTATTACCCCAATATAAACATAAATCAATAAATAATCAAGCCAACCTGAATCTTACTCAGCCACTAGACGCCCGAATTGCCCCATTCTTTACCGTTTATTAACACCTTTGCTATACGTTCACGTGCCTGGAAATTCATGTCGTACCATGTGATTTGCCGTATGACGTTTTAGTTAGTAAGGCATAGTAAGTTTTATGCTGTTGAATAGATCAAAGCAATAAGAGCTCAAGAGGCCTCGTTAAGCATCTAGAGGGAATGTGTTAAGTAGAATTTTGCTCAAATCgttgaagatattgaattGAAAATTTCAGGGTTGTTTTATTTGTGTTGGAGAGTTAAGTTAAGAAAGCGCTTCATTGCTGGTAAAGGCTATTACAAATTATAGACATTAGAACTAGAAACCATATATTGCATTGGTGAATGTCATCGCTAACAAAGCTTTTGCAAGATAGGCGAAAGAACGAGATTCCAACGTCAAACCTGACGTCTTCACTACAAGCCGCTGTAGTCACTCAGCAAGGACTTTTGAGGGAACAGATGCATGGAGGAATACCCCCTATTGCAGAACACGAGCCGTTTACAGAGAGAGGTGTGCGTACTAGGAAGGTTGGAAGGTCTGATTCAGATAGTGATAATGAGGACTTCGTGCGTGGATCACCAGAAGTCAAGGCATATGGTTTGCAGTCAATATTGGAGTCCAATTCATCAAGTACAGCGGCTATGCATAACAGCGGTACATTTACTAGGGAACATGCTGGGTCTTTGCTGCTGACCGAGGATGGCAGGTCGGGTCGTAACGGCCGCAGTTTTCCATCTTTGTCATCTGGCATTCCGTATTCAGTACCTAATTCCAATTCCGGGCCCTCCCAGTCGAGTGCGGGCGGAACAGGGAACGAAAGCACCAGTGTGGGTTCCGCCAATGCTTCTCAATGGATGGACAAATACGGCAATTCACTACCTAAAAATATTTCTGCGATTGATTCAAACGTAATATTATCCCCTAAAGTTGACAGCGTGGAACCACGCTTTGTCATTTCGCGCCAAAAACTCCAGAAAAGTTGTGCGGAGGGTTCTCACCATAGCCTGTCTCGTTCCAACTCGCTTACCTCCCAGTTGGGAACGTTTTTCTTTAATCGAAACGCGAAGGATCCACCATCGTCCATAGGACATCATAATTCCACATCCGCCAACAGCGGACCTAACAAGGAGAATGTACCGCACGATAAAAGTATCCCTAGGCCAATTCGTGGAAGGAAGAGTTCCCTACAGAGTGCATACAGACAGCCTACGGGGTCATTTAATGACTCATTCACTGAGTCCCCGCCATTTAATGAACACTATATGAATCAACCCATTCCAAAATCGCGCCATACTTCGTTTGCGGATTTAAAGCGCTTTTTTAGGAAAAATAGTTCTGGCAGCCAGTCAAGTGTATCTCCGGGCACCCCTCCCATTTCTACAGGGTCCTTTTCGTCTCATAGTTCAAACCATTCTTCACTGATATCAACCTCTTATGCTAATCAATTGGTCGATAATCTGTATAACCATGCGACCAGTGGGTTGTGTCAGGGCATTCCATTTTCTAAACGTTACTCCAAAATGGGGGAAAAGCTAGGTGCAGGCGCAGGCGGATCTGTTAAGCTTGTCAAGAGGTTGAGGGACAATGCTGTTTTTGCAGTTAAGGAGTTTCGTGCGAAATACGATACAGAGTCTAAACGTGATTACGTCAAGAAGATAATATCCGAGTATTGCATCGGAATAACTCTGCGCAACCCAAACATTATATCAACCGTTGAAATTACGTACGATAATAACAGGATCCTGCAGGTTATGGAATATTGTGATTATGACCTATTTGCTATTGTGATGAGTAACAAGATGTCCTACGAGGAAATTTGTTGCTGTTTTAGACAGATCCTGCAAGCTGTTGAGTATCTGCATTCCCTTGGACTAGCACATCGGGATCTGAAGCTGGACAACTGTGTCATTAATAGCCAGGGAATTGTCAAGCTAATTGATTTTGGCGCAGCAGTTGTTTTTACGTATCCGCACTCAGGTACTCTTGTTGAGGCAAGCGGAATTGTTGGCAGTGATCCTTACTTGGCACCTGAAGTTTGCATTTTCACAAAATATGATCCCAGACCAGTCGATATATGGTCGGTTGCGATTATATTCTCATGCATGATTCTGAAGAAGTTCCCATGGAAAGTGCCAAAACTAAGAGATAACTCGTTCAAACTCTTCTGTTCCGGTAGAGACTGTGATTCGTTAGGCGCATTGGTCAGTCTTACACCCAATCCACCGTCTTACGAAACAGCTGTAGAAGATAAAGAAACTAACCCACCCAAGTCTAACAATGCTTCAGATCCAAACAACCCTAACATAGGACCACAAAGGTTGCTCCATTCCTTACCCGAAGAAAGTCAGCATATAATCGGTCGCATGATTGCATTAGCTCCTGCATGCAGGGCTTCCATAGAAGAGATTATGGAAGACGACTGGATCCAATCTATAGAAATGTGCTATGTTTTAGAGGCTACTGGCAGGACAGTTCGGAGTGAATCCCATGCACATACTGAGGTTGATCAAAGCGAAGCCCATATTGCAGGACtagaaaagaaaaacaagAAAACCTCCAAATGATATTCACAATGGATTTACGTTTAAAAGGGGCTGTAGTACGCATTAGACAAAAAGGACAAATGATAATATCTTAAATAAGATAACGTTTACCTACAATACTATTAACGACTaggtttaaaaaaaaactaAAAAATATAGAACAAGATTTCAGTACTTCGACAATGCCTTCGGGATATAGCTTTACGTTTTTGCTCAAGTATGAAGTAActgaaaatgatgatgGTCAATAAATTACATATTTATTTAATTaatttttttctttattattCTCTTCTACTTTGAACTATGGTTAAGCTACAAGGAGTGGAAGATGATCAATCCTACATAAACAGGCTTCGATAAGCTCTCTTACACAGCTCTCATCTATCCTAATTTTCGTGTCTTTCAGTACTATGACTTTATAATATTCACAGCTTTGATATCACAATTTTGATAATGAGCAGGGTAACCATTTCTAGAACTAAAAAAATTTGTTCATCTTTAAAACATACTCATCTCCACCATAGTTGTAGCGTGAACCGAACACATATATACGATTTAATCTTCAGACCGCCATGTCACAGCCTGTGAAGAATGTTTTAGTAAAGCTAATAGTTGGTGCTGGACAAGCCGCTCCCTCCCCACCTGTCGGTCCAGCTCTAGGTTCTAAAGGTATCAAGGCAATGGATTTTTGTAAGGAATTTAATGCACGTACAGCCAATTATGCACCAGGAGTTCCTGTTCCAGTGCTTATAACAATAAAGCCGGATAGATCTTTCAAGTTTGAACTTAAATCTCCTCCTACTGGatatttattattaaaGGCTTTAGGTCAAGAAAAAGGCCATGGCACCCCAGATATAAAAAAGCCAAGTGGGACATTAGGCGAATTGTCACTAAAGCACATTTACGAAATAGCCAAGATTAAGAAGACCGATGGTAGACATGTATCTCTTGATATGGAATCAATTGTGAAATGTACCATTGGCGTTGCAAGAAGTATGGGCATAAAGGTTGTTCCCTGAGCGGACTTTTGAGTTTTGATCTCTCAATAATGACATACATGTACATAGAAGTAGCCAGGGGCcatatataaaataaattcAATGGAATGCGAAGTATATTATAGTATACATGAGTTGTGAAACGACTCTCGGGGATTGAGTAGTGGTATTAAATAATGCTATTTTCTCAGTACTCTGAGCTTAATACAATGCAATAATACAAGAGGCGCGCCGCAAATGCAGATCAGCCACTAAACGATATGAGTAGGATCGATTAGTTTTTGTTTAGTTTTCTCTTCTTGCTCTTATGTTTATGTTTCTTCCGGTTGTTAGCATTGTTATCGGCAGAAGCTATAGATGCGGTGCTTATGGCGGACGTTTGCGCGGAATCTTCTAAAGGGGTCCAGTTCACAGCTTTTGGTGTCAATCTTGTGTATACCAGATAGTAAGCATTGACCTCTTTAAGAACATTTCTTTCCGTTATTTTATTGATGTACTCGTCATCGTATGTTGCCCAGGTACCATCAGGTTGCTTACAGTGAGCAATATAATGCCCGCTAGACAGAGAGCGGCCTTCATGCACAACAACACCGATTAATTCGTATTTCACAGGGAGAGACTTCTCAGAGTCAACGCAGTACTCCGTTAAATCCATGAATTTCGGATAGGAAACTGCCTGCTTCATTTTCGAAGATGAGGTGCCATTAAACCGGAACTTTTTCAAGTGGACTAGCAGCGTTTCTGGTGCCCTTAAGATCATGTTACGCTTAATTGCATTTGTGGTTGCTTTACATTTCTCACACACATATCCTTCCTTGTTGTCAACTTTTTTAATTAACTCTGCGTTGAAGAAGTCCCTAATCGACTTTTCGATAGAGTAGCGGCGTTTCGGCATAGGCGCGTCTTCACCGTTCACTGTCGAGCAGTTTGAGCTATGCTGGTTGCCGCCCTCACCGATCGACTGGTCATCGCTCTTTGTTAATTTCTTCCCCTTTAAGTGCAATGATAGATCGTAGATAGGCTGCTCGGTGATAGATACCCCGCCGCATGACTTACATTCCACTCGCTGTTGTAACATGCCCCCAAATATGTCATAAATGATAGATTCAGTCATCTTATGACCACGAGGGACGGAATCTTCTTGTAAACGCGACATCAAGGACATGAAGTATTCGTGTGAGTCTTCCTGATTCCACACGCTCATCATACAGTTGATGTCTTCCAATCTAGAGATCAACTTCTTCGGATTTATATAAGATGGTTTATCACTGTTGGTTTCGGCGGCCCACATCCTCTTAGAGGTTTCTGCGAAGACTTGAGAGACAGAGTTCTGAGAGATGATTCCGTTATACTTGCCTTGTATGATGTCAAAAAGGTAATGCTGAAGAGCAGGTATGTGTAACATAGCCTGTATTGCTGCGTTTTGATAACAGGTGACACCATGGTTCAATAATCCTTTAGGTCTCGAGGAAGAGAGGTTAGCGCCCCAGTTTTTCACAATTCTGTGAGGTTTGTTGGTACCCCTGTCATTTTCGTTCTCATTACACTGGTAAAAATCACTTATATCAGAAAGTGTAGTTGGAGGAGTAGGTGAGCTATACCTATTTGGGCTCGCCTTCTTATGCCTCAGGATatcctcatcttcttcaatggCTTCTAAGCCCGTAGAATGACCTTTTCTAATAACCGCTTCATCACCACTACCCAACGCTGCAGActcttcttcgtcttcgtcatcatcatcatccGTATCTACACTTTTTGAGTAAATACACTTCTGAGATGACATGCTAATATCAGAACCACCGTCACTTTCctcttcctcctcttccTCTCCGTCTTCTTTCTCGACATCCTTTCTAGGATCGTAGTCTTCATCTGTAGATGATGACGATTCAACTGTACCACTTGGTAAAACAGTAGAATCTCCTGTGGATGAATGACTACTGGATTCCATTTCTTCTCCAACATCTTCATCCGAATTTACCCAATTTTCTTGATCTAAACCATTGCTTTGTTTTTCTGTAAATTCATCTCTTTGTTGATGTTCCCTAGCTTCGTAGTATTCTTCGTCATCATCGGAACAACGAACACGACTTAAACCACTATCGAAAGTCATATCAGAAGCTTCATTATTTACCTTAATACCTTCATTATCCTCGTCATTAACCCCTGAAGTCATTTGATACTCAGTATCTGCTAAATCTTGATTTTCAGTTCTTTTTGTAGCCGATGTTCTTACagtattattattagtaGTGGAACTTGATGCGTAAAACTGTAAAGCTTCTTGTAAAGATGAAGGAACCTTACGGCGAGATAAATTAGACCCATTAGAATCGTCTAAGTTAACCTCCCTAACGGAATTTATATCACCTGTTCCATTATTTGACATAATACTAGTAGTAGCACTAGCCTTATTTCCAATCACGATATACGAAGAATTATCTGCCATGACCTTGTCCTTCATTGTAGCTTTTTTAAATTGCAATGGTTGGGATACTAATCTATCTACTAGAGGTTTTAGAGTATCGTCTGTGACGGACATGCTTCGCAACGAGCTGTATTTAGTTTTCCTTTTTTACTTAGGTTTTTGATGTACGCTTAATTTTTTAGAATACttaaatttatttatttttgttgatttaaaatttttaaaatttttatttttattttgtttatagaaataaattAAAAGACTACAACCATCGTAAAACTCCGAGGGTCGATATATGGACCTTGTAATACGGTGTTTTCATCGCTGGATATTTCGTCGCAGCCTGATGTTCTTTGACAGCTTTACGAAGGGGCTTTTGGATGTCGGCATTTCGTTCAAAGTGATATTTGAAGATTTGACGTCTGTAGATTAGTGGACAAACCACAAACTTACAAAGGGGTGGGGTAGCAAGGAGGGCGGAATTGAAGGCCCGGAAGGGATTCAGGGGCGTAGGAAGGATCTAGTAGATTTTCAGAGAAGTTGTTGGCATGTAGTAGAAAAAACGGAGATTAAACCGCTACCTCAGTAGTGAAAGTCTTAGTAGAGATCTCCTTTTTAGGGCTCAAGGATAGTTCCTATTTTGTGTGTAATACGGTTGCATGACCTCTTTAAGTGTGATAGTGCTGAGGGAAAACGTTTTGTACCACGCGATTTGTGCTTCATCCTATACCCACTATAATACAGAAAGTTAGGTGGGGTTGTTAGTGTATGTATTGGCGGCTTGCCAAGAGCTTTCGCTGCTGCATGCCGTGATAGGCTCTTGTAGTCGTAGATATTCTTTATACTTTGCACCCAATTCTTCATATCCTTAACCAACAACTTCCCTTCAGAGCCAAATACCACGATCTCCTAATGCACCTACGCGATCACACTGTTAGAGACCTTCGTCACTTGATCCGCCAGTACTCAGTACAGCGACGATCACCCTCTGGTTTTAAAAGCAATTTGAGTACTTCTGTGTTAATGGAGTCGCCTATGAGTGCGGTACCGTCATCAAATGATGTCAATAAAATTCAACAAGAGGTGTGGAAACGTGATCCTAAGTACTTTCAAAAGGCTAGCATATCTAACCTAGCGTGCATGAAGCTACTGCGACATGCTTTTGAAGGTGGGGACATTGAAGTACTAGGGATGCTACTTGGGCACATTCAGGACAACACTATCATAGTGCTTGACTCCTACGCCCTTCCTGTTGAAGGGACTGAAACACGAGTGAATGCTCATATGGAGTCATATGAGTACATTGTGCAGTATCTCGATAGTATGGTTAAGGACAAATTGACAATTATCGGTTGGTATCATTCTCATCCAGGTTACGGTTGCTGGTTAAGCAGTATAGATACAGAGACGCAGGCCTTGAACCAGAATTTCCAAGATCCTTACTTGGCTATTGTTGTTGACCCCAAAAAGACTCAAGAAACAGGTAAACTTGATATCGGGGCTTTTAGAACACTTCCCGACCTATATGCTGCTAGTTCTTCCGTTTCTTTAGCCAGTCGTTCTTCTGCGCCAAGATATTACGAGCTACAAATTAGCTATTTCGAGGCATTATATGATAGCAACCTTTATCGTTCGAAATTAGTGATGAATGCACCTGTTAAGGATAGCGCCCGCGAAAAGGCGTTGGTTACACAGTTGATAGAATCGGCCAGGACCTATAGGAATGTTAAGAAACTTCAAGCTGTAAGTTACGCTTTCCTACCGAAGCACGAGGAGTCCTTTGATTTTAGCATTCAAGGCAGTGAGCGCAGTGCGACACAGGAGAACCAGTCAAGCTCTACTTCTTCGACTGATGAGGAGGGCAAGGTGGGTACTACAGCCAGCTATGATGAAATGGAGGGCACAGAGCGTTTTCGTAATGACAACCATATCAACAACGACAGCCATTCTGTAGACATTGCAATGGACGCGTCTAGTGTGTCGAGTAACGAAGAACAACCCCAGATGGAATATCAAGAACAGTCTGGGCATCAACTAAAGGTCATTGAAAGTGAGTACTTCGAATTGAAAAGGGAATTGAGGCTGTTAAAGATACAAGAGTATGAGAATGCTAGGTTTTATAGAGACGTGTTCAGCTTATAGTTCAAGTAACATTATTCCAGACAGGGGATTAGGATCAGTGGTGTCGAATTTATCGGATGTGTAAGAAACAGCGAATGTATTGGCAGCTTTGGGACTTTGCTGTATGTTGTTAATTCGGCAAGAAGGCATTTCAAGGTCCACTAGCAGCGTAGGGGTTGAAGCATCCGCATCTGGAGCCCCGGTGTTCGTCAGACCACCAAATTCACTAGAATCTCTGGACCACCGCAGTATACGACCATCCTCATTCCCAACCAGAATTCCATATGTTGTACTGTAAGTTGCCCACATCTTTTGCTTAAGTATTTTGAATGGAAGATGTAACTCGTTCACGGTTGACATTGAGTACCTAATGTCAACTACACTTATTATTTTGGAGTTTCGCTGTAAGATATAAAGGTAGTGACCGTTATCACTTCGCAGGATCTGGTAAATTCCATGACCAGTGCCCTTCAGAGACTTCCACGTCGCGATATGGCCAGTACGAGGATCCACTCGTATTAGTTCGGATTTGTACGTCCCAGCGTATCTAACCTCATCGTGCCGCTCGTTAACCTCGTCAAAACACGAAACAATCGCTCTATGGTTCGATTTCCCACAGACACGCCGAGTTGTCTGCGAGGTCCATATGGGATTTGTACGTGCAACATCATACAGACAAATAGTGTTCCTCGCAGACCCCGTCAGGAATTGACTATAATCTACAAATGAAATCCCATAAACGCTCATGAATTTCTCATTTGCAGTGTTTGCAGTACTATAATTGAACAGAGACTTCAGTTGCTGGTCGTCATTGTGTGTACTCAGAGAATACATCTGTACAGGCAAATCATGTGAAGAAACTAATATAACCTTGTGACTATCGTCATCTTCGAACAGGGAGTGACCAGGATGGACAGCATGCGATAATAAGGATTGAGATTTGAAAAACCGGTGGAACGGCGCCAGCTTCATATTACTCCCTTCTGGAATAAGATATTGGCGTATTCCGAAGTCATCATGAACAGCGACAAGTGATGTTCCATCACATGCCCACGAAATGCCCTGACATAGTACCACTGAGCAATCTTCGGAGTTTGCAATACCAGCGTAGTCATTATAGGTTGGTACGTGTAGTTTCGGATATTGGTAATCCGATGCCCTCATCATACGATACCAACTATTGTCCTCCTTTTCCCATATAGAAGCTCTCCCTCGTCCATAGAAATCATCCCCAGTGCTTGCCAAAATATTCATAAGGCATTAGTAGGTATTTGGGTGTGCAATTGGCCTATATAGCGGTCTATATAACTTTACGtcaaaatcttcaaaaGCGACCTTTTCAGACTGGCGAAGTTCGgatttttcaaaattattTGCTTACATATAATGGAAAGGTCTTCATCGCCTACACACTAGAAGATAGCGTCACAGATAAAGCTATTTCATAATCTATTATGGTGTATAGAGGTTTTGGGTTGGAGCATATTGTCCCACCACCAAACAAGCCTTTTCAGGAAATGACTCCTGAGGAGCAAGGTGAGTATGGTGCTTTAATGCTGTCGAAGTTTACTATGTCATGCCCAGGGAAATCAGCCATAAGTGGTGTTACTGGTTTTGCACTTGGTGGTGTTTTCGGTTTATTTATGGCATCGATGGCATATGATACACCTCTGCATACTCCTGCAGTTGCCGGTAACTCACCTGGTGCTGGTATACCGGGTGCGATGACCATGCAGCAACTGGCTGATCTACCACTGAAGCAACAAATTAAAATCCAGTTTAGTGATATGGGCAAAAGGGCTTATTCAAGTGCGAAGAATTTCGGGTATATTGGTATGATTTATTCCGGTGTCGAATGTGTTGTGGAGTCCTTAAGAGCAAAAAGCGATATTTACAACGGTACAACAGCGGGATGCTTAACAGGAGCGGGCCTAGCATACAAGAGTGGACCATCTGCAGCCTTAATAGGCTGTGCTACTTTTGCAGCATTTTCAACTGCATTGGACTTGTATATGAGAAGTGAGAGTGGTACCCCGCCTAAGAATGACTTTAACGAATAGTCGTATGTTGCGTTGAATACGTATGTAAATTAGATGCACTTAAACCGTATGTAAATAGTCCGTAAGTCCCGAAATCTGTTTTATTTCATAGATAATAGTACACATATATATTGCAAAATAGGAGTATTATAATACATGTCACCCACGATAAAAGTTCCATATGAGTGCCGTTCGAACTTGACCGTAACAGCATGAGAATCTCATCCAACTTTTGCGTTTGCTTGGAAAGTTCTGCTCTAATGTGATCGCCATCATTAACCTGCGCATTATCATATACATTGTTGTCGGTAGAGGTACCGTGTTTGTTCGCAGTTACCTTGTTGTACATTACAGGAGCCTGCGTTTCAGATGGATCTTCGTCATAATGCCGTCGTATGTTTCTGAGTTTATTTTCAAATACAGACCTATCTTTCTCCATGATCCTTTTTAACCTCAACTCGAGTGAAGCAGAATCATCCTCTGCTGATCGCTGGTACTGCGCCCCAGAGGATGGCATGTAGTCAAGTGGTACTGGTTTTCCCAATTGAGAACGCAATTGTGTCCTGGTATTTCGTTTTCGTGGCGACTGGCGCAAGGCAGATCGCTGTGCTCGGACTCTCACAGCCTGGCTGCCCACCATAAATTGCCTGACTGGTTTGTATGGTGTGTTTTCTGCCGACATACGTATTATACTTCCTTTCGATCTTAACCTAGGCATCAGATTCTGGTCATCTTCTTCCTGTTCTCTTTCAAAATTACTTTCTCCATAACTAATATCAGGGCTATCCCCATTGTAACCGTAACTGCTAGCAGGAGAAGGTCTAGTTTGCTTCCCGGTAAATATAGATTGCGGTTTTATAGTGAAATCAGAGTTTGATATCGAATTTCGCCTGTTAACCACTGGACCAGGACCATTCATCTCCTCTAATGTCGGCGACTCTAATCCAACTACACTAGTAGAATTATTTGATACAACTGAATCCCCATAGGTATGATTTGACTGTTGTTTAGACCTCTGTTTTTGAACATCTTCATACAATTTGTTTATCTTGGAGACCCTGTTTTCACTCAAAATACGGGAATTCTTAGAAGGTACATATACTGAATCCATAACCAAATCATAGAGAGTACATTAACGAGGAGCGGAAGCTATTCCTAACGTGGTTGTATCTGTTGCTTTGATTCTAGTTAATGCTGTTTAATCTTGCAAGCGTAAAAAGTTTACAAAAGCCCGTCCCAAAGCGAAGCATGCTGTAAGAGACAGACCAAAACAATTAAATTACTAAAATGCACCTttactatatatataacGGTATTAATGTATGTGTCTCCCTAAGAAAGATGAATTTTTTGGTCAGTTTTAATCTGAATAATTCAATTGAAGAGGGTGTGTAGATAAAATTGCGGAAGCAAGATGTGGTTGAAGCAATATATTAGTGATATACTTCGGGTCCCGTGAAATCTTAGTCGATTCTCATACGGCAAAAGAGAAGGAATATTGCTGATGTCAAGGTAGTTAAAGGTAAGTTATGACAGTTTTTGGGGTGAAAATAGGTACACTTGACACGGATATTAAGTATTGGGAGAAGAGGGAGATGACGTCGTTGTAAACATAAAAATAACTATTAGAATACAGGATGTAATTAGTCTCAGCTTTAGTTAAAGCTGAATTGTTGGTTCATGTTTGAACCAAACCCAAAAGCGTTGTCTGCAGTTTGTGGGGCCATTGACTCGTCTATATTGTTGTCTTCAGCACCGAAGTATCTTTCGATAATATTGTAGGCCTTTTCATAAATCTTTTCATTGGCATTTGACTGACAGTTA
The Eremothecium sinecaudum strain ATCC 58844 chromosome II, complete sequence DNA segment above includes these coding regions:
- the KAR1 gene encoding Kar1p (Syntenic homolog of Ashbya gossypii ABL149W; Syntenic homolog of Saccharomyces cerevisiae YNL188W (KAR1)), yielding MDSVYVPSKNSRILSENRVSKINKLYEDVQKQRSKQQSNHTYGDSVVSNNSTSVVGLESPTLEEMNGPGPVVNRRNSISNSDFTIKPQSIFTGKQTRPSPASSYGYNGDSPDISYGESNFEREQEEDDQNLMPRLRSKGSIIRMSAENTPYKPVRQFMVGSQAVRVRAQRSALRQSPRKRNTRTQLRSQLGKPVPLDYMPSSGAQYQRSAEDDSASLELRLKRIMEKDRSVFENKLRNIRRHYDEDPSETQAPVMYNKVTANKHGTSTDNNVYDNAQVNDGDHIRAELSKQTQKLDEILMLLRSSSNGTHMELLSWVTCIIILLFCNIYVYYYL
- the RRI1 gene encoding COP9 signalosome catalytic subunit RRI1 (Syntenic homolog of Ashbya gossypii ABL146C; Syntenic homolog of Saccharomyces cerevisiae YDL216C (RRI1)), translated to MHLRDHTVRDLRHLIRQYSVQRRSPSGFKSNLSTSVLMESPMSAVPSSNDVNKIQQEVWKRDPKYFQKASISNLACMKLLRHAFEGGDIEVLGMLLGHIQDNTIIVLDSYALPVEGTETRVNAHMESYEYIVQYLDSMVKDKLTIIGWYHSHPGYGCWLSSIDTETQALNQNFQDPYLAIVVDPKKTQETGKLDIGAFRTLPDLYAASSSVSLASRSSAPRYYELQISYFEALYDSNLYRSKLVMNAPVKDSAREKALVTQLIESARTYRNVKKLQAVSYAFLPKHEESFDFSIQGSERSATQENQSSSTSSTDEEGKVGTTASYDEMEGTERFRNDNHINNDSHSVDIAMDASSVSSNEEQPQMEYQEQSGHQLKVIESEYFELKRELRLLKIQEYENARFYRDVFSL
- the TIM22 gene encoding translocation channel protein TIM22 (Syntenic homolog of Ashbya gossypii ABL148C; Syntenic homolog of Saccharomyces cerevisiae YDL217C (TIM22)), whose amino-acid sequence is MVYRGFGLEHIVPPPNKPFQEMTPEEQGEYGALMLSKFTMSCPGKSAISGVTGFALGGVFGLFMASMAYDTPLHTPAVAGNSPGAGIPGAMTMQQLADLPLKQQIKIQFSDMGKRAYSSAKNFGYIGMIYSGVECVVESLRAKSDIYNGTTAGCLTGAGLAYKSGPSAALIGCATFAAFSTALDLYMRSESGTPPKNDFNE
- the SWT21 gene encoding Swt21p (Syntenic homolog of Ashbya gossypii ABL147W; Syntenic homolog of Saccharomyces cerevisiae YNL187W (SWT21)), translating into MNILASTGDDFYGRGRASIWEKEDNSWYRMMRASDYQYPKLHVPTYNDYAGIANSEDCSVVLCQGISWACDGTSLVAVHDDFGIRQYLIPEGSNMKLAPFHRFFKSQSLLSHAVHPGHSLFEDDDSHKVILVSSHDLPVQMYSLSTHNDDQQLKSLFNYSTANTANEKFMSVYGISFVDYSQFLTGSARNTICLYDVARTNPIWTSQTTRRVCGKSNHRAIVSCFDEVNERHDEVRYAGTYKSELIRVDPRTGHIATWKSLKGTGHGIYQILRSDNGHYLYILQRNSKIISVVDIRYSMSTVNELHLPFKILKQKMWATYSTTYGILVGNEDGRILRWSRDSSEFGGLTNTGAPDADASTPTLLVDLEMPSCRINNIQQSPKAANTFAVSYTSDKFDTTDPNPLSGIMLLEL